The Ancylobacter sp. WKF20 genome contains a region encoding:
- the tam gene encoding trans-aconitate 2-methyltransferase — protein sequence MRQAAEDWNPSLYLKFEDERTRPPRDLLAQVPLVRPRRVVDIGCGPGNSTQLLAERWPEAEVIGLDSSPSMVKQASERLPGLRFEVADVATWAPEPGTDLIFGNAVFQWVPDHPAVLARLLAALPEGGVLAVQMPDNVAEPSHRLMAETAARGPWADRLAGAAREELPAIGTYYDLLKPHARHVDIWHTHYNHPLAGPAAIADWFRSTALRPYLGPLDETARAAFLADYTARLASAYPLRVDGTSLLRFPRLFILAVR from the coding sequence ATGCGTCAGGCTGCCGAAGACTGGAATCCGTCGCTTTATCTGAAGTTCGAGGACGAGCGCACGCGCCCGCCGCGCGATCTGTTGGCGCAGGTGCCGCTGGTGCGTCCGCGCCGTGTGGTCGATATCGGCTGCGGGCCGGGAAACTCCACCCAGCTGCTGGCCGAACGCTGGCCGGAGGCCGAGGTGATCGGCCTCGATTCCTCACCCAGCATGGTGAAGCAGGCGTCCGAGCGGCTTCCGGGCCTGCGCTTCGAAGTGGCCGATGTCGCGACATGGGCGCCCGAGCCTGGCACCGACCTGATCTTCGGCAATGCCGTGTTCCAGTGGGTGCCGGACCATCCCGCCGTGCTGGCCCGCCTGCTGGCGGCGCTGCCGGAGGGCGGCGTGCTGGCGGTGCAGATGCCGGACAATGTCGCCGAGCCCTCGCACCGTCTGATGGCCGAGACCGCCGCCAGAGGCCCGTGGGCGGACAGGCTCGCCGGCGCGGCGCGCGAGGAACTGCCGGCGATCGGCACCTATTACGACCTGCTGAAGCCGCATGCCCGGCATGTCGATATCTGGCACACCCATTACAACCACCCGCTGGCGGGGCCCGCCGCCATCGCGGATTGGTTCCGCTCCACGGCCTTGCGCCCCTATCTCGGGCCGCTGGACGAGACGGCACGCGCCGCCTTCCTGGCCGACTACACCGCCCGGCTGGCGAGCGCCTATCCCTTGCGGGTCGACGGCACCTCGCTGCTGCGCTTTCCGCGCCTGTTCATCCTCGCGGTGCGCTAG